The Pyrus communis chromosome 5, drPyrComm1.1, whole genome shotgun sequence region GCTATGTCGCTCCTCGATCGCCGCTTCCGACGCCGAGCTCATGATGCTCGTCTCCTCCAATGCCGAACCAGCCACAGCGAACGGTAGCGGACGCTTCCGTCTCGAAATCGGGAACGTGAGCCTCCGCAACAACAATCAGACGACAACGACGAATTCCTCCAATCGACACTCCCACTCCGTCGGCTCCTTCGATTACATTGCAGACGAGGAGACGTCGGAAGTGCGGCTGAGCAACGCTGAACGAGAGAAAGATGAGGTCGTCTTGGCAGTGGCAGAGCCGGAACCGCCAATTCCACCGTTGATCCTAGCCGCGGAGGTCGGCTCGGGAAGGTCAAGCTGGCTCAAAGACTACATTGATCAACTGTCCAGCACCCTCTCGTCCCGAGATATGTCATTTCGGAGCTCTGGAAGATTCTACACTGGAAGTAGCTGCCGGAGCGAGGTGTCTATCGCCGGCGATTCGAGCTTGGAAACAGAGCGCGTCGGAGAAGAGATATCCGAGATGTTTCGGTGGCTTGCAGGGGTATGATTGGTAAATTCAATCAATTCTATCATCATTCTCTCATTCATCGGTTTTGCTAGCGCCACTCCCAGATTGTGGTTCATTTCTGTAAATTTCGTTTTTTGGAGCTGAATTGCTGATGTGGAGAGAACGAGAGGTAAAAGTATAGGTGGGCTTGGTAAATTTATAGGTGAAATTTGAAAGTAACGACCCATTGCATATGTGTATATAAGCTAGAAGCATGGAGAAGTAGAGATTTACACAGATTTTAGTAGTggagtaatattttttttaacgtCGTTACCCAACACTTATGAGTTGTAGCATTTCACATATTCTACTTGTGATTATAGTAGTGAGCGCCAAAGTATGGTTCAAG contains the following coding sequences:
- the LOC137735744 gene encoding E3 ubiquitin-protein ligase ATL4; the encoded protein is MSETTAASPAPSPPLLPHRKPSSSFKTLSPNLLIIIVILAATLVASICLILRHLNRRCIRRLAPSPSDSFSDSRRISTCRINPDTSPSLPLYTFSSIARRSSSTISTDCAVCLSKFEPSDEVHLLPLCCHTFHSVCIDPWLQSQQTCPLCRSSIAASDAELMMLVSSNAEPATANGSGRFRLEIGNVSLRNNNQTTTTNSSNRHSHSVGSFDYIADEETSEVRLSNAEREKDEVVLAVAEPEPPIPPLILAAEVGSGRSSWLKDYIDQLSSTLSSRDMSFRSSGRFYTGSSCRSEVSIAGDSSLETERVGEEISEMFRWLAGV